CTGGGGCGAGCCCACGCCCAAAGCCCGGGCCGCCTACGAGCGGGAGGCCCAGGCCGTGCTGGAGCGGGATTTCAACCATCCTTCCATCGTCAGCTGGGTAGTGTTTAACGAGACCTGGGGGCTTTTCACCGGCCAGGGGGAGGAAAAACGCTATCTGCCCGAAACGCAGGCGTGGGTGCGGGCGCGCTACCGCTGGACCAAGCACTTTGACCCCACCCGGCTGGTGGAGGATAACTCCCCCTGCAATAACGACCATGTGGAAAGCGACATCAACTCCTGGCACTTTTACCGCAACGGCTACGAGGTGGTGCGGGATCATATCCGCGAAGTCGTCGGGCAGACCTACGCGGGCTCGGCCTTTAACTACATCGGCGGGAACCGGCAAAACGGTGCGCCGCTGATGAACAGCGAGTGCGGCGCGGTCTGGGGGGTGGATCACTCCGCCGGAGATAGCGATTTAAGCTACCAGTACCATTATATGATCAACGAGTACCGCCTGCACGAGGCCATGTGCGGCTTTATCTTTACCGAGCTGCATGATGTGACCAACGAGTTTAACGGCTATTACCGCATCGATAATACAGATAAGGACTTTGGGTACGACGACTTTGTGCCGGGCATGAGCCTGCGGGACCTGCACAGTCCGGATTTTGTGGCGGTTGACATCGCCCCCTGCACCCGCGTATCCTGCGGGGAGAGCGTGCGCGTACCGCTTTTCGGCTCCAGCTTTTCCCCGGCCCACCACGGCCAGACCATGCGCCTTGCCTGGACGCTGAGCTTTGAGGACCCGGTGCTGGGCCGCGTCACCCTGGAAGAGGGCGAAAAAGAGCTGCCCTGGCCGGGCTATGGCGTGCAGGACCTGGGGGCGGTAACCTTTAGCATGCCGGATTGCGACGCCCTGTGCGTGGCGGCCTTTACCCTGCTGGCCCCGGATGGGGAAGTGGTCATGCGCAATTACACCACCTTTGATGTGCGCAGCGCCAGCGGCCAAAAGCACCCCTGGCCGGGCCGCGCGGTGGAGGTGCCGCTGGAAAGCGCCACGGCGCGCGGGTTTGCCCGCTCTTACCTGGCGCTGGAAAACGAGAAGCTCAGCGCGGGCGGCTTTGGCGCCTTTATCTTCAAGGTGGATACCGCCGCCTTTGCCGGCTGCACGCAGATGGAGGTTTTGTTTGAGGCCTCCGCCCGGCAGGTATTAAAAAAGGATTTGGGGACAAACTACACCCAGGCGGACGACCTGCAGTACTTTGTGCAGGATCTGGGGGATGTGCGCCAGACCAACCCCAACAGTTATTACATGACCGATGAAGAGCGCTTCCCCTCCCGGGTGCGGGTCTACGTGGAAGGACAGTGCATCGGCCGGTGCTATCTGCCGGACGCCCCGGCGGACGCGCGGGGGGTGCTGACCTACCAGTCCCAGCGCAACGTGCGCAGATTGGAGGACGCGGGCTCGTACGGATACCTTTGCCGCTTAAAGGTGCCCAGTCGCCTGCTGCCCGCCATCCTTGAAAAGGGCGAGATGAGCGTGGAGATCCGCGTGCCCAGCAGCGTGCACGGCGGGTTGGCCCTGTACGGGCGCCTTGCGGGGCGCTATCCCATGGGGCTTACGGTGCGCGGCTGGTAAAGTTATTAGGAGATTGCAGGAAATTTGTAAAATGGGCTTGACAGGCCCTTCACCGGAATGGTAGAATAATCATCGTTCCGGTGAACATTGGGGAATAATGTAACGGCAGCATACGTGACTCTGACTCACGGCGTCGGGGTTCAAATCCCTGTTCCCCAGCCAGCGGACGGTGTCCGCGCCCGATATCGCAATTCACTTTTGTGGGTTGCGATATTTTTATTGCCCAAAAGGGAATATCCATTCCGTCAGCCTTTGCCAGCGGCAGGTTGCCGCTCCCAAATTCGCAAACCGCTTTGGTGGTTTGCGGATTTTTTTAATCCCGAAAAGTGGCGTTCATGTCGTCAAAGCGTGCCAGCTGCCCGTAGCTGCACTTTAGTAACGCAGCTTGCATTTGCAATCTGCGGTATTTTTTGCGGATTAGGTTTGCAGCGCAAGGCCCGGCGG
The DNA window shown above is from Luoshenia tenuis and carries:
- a CDS encoding glycoside hydrolase family 2 protein, with the translated sequence MQQTIPRPEHPRPDWQRADWLNLNGAWDFAFQPLSAATRACPELTGEITVPFSWSCPLSGVAIDQPGVGWYRKRVAYAPPTGKPRLFLHIGGADYTCDVYVNGRFCARHRGAYAPACCEVTPAWKDGEENEILLRIEDADGADQTRGKQAYGEIRGVWQTVYLEARPESFIGGMRIAADMQGHVTMQGALHLKRAGEYTLRADFGDVRAEKTIHVPAGVLPVEMAFDIENPRLWSPEDPNLYEGALTLLGDAVQDTVACYFGCRSIGTCPSPSGKYSWITLNGQPVYLNGVLDQAYHEKGHFTYPTQKDMREEIWRVKRLGLNLMRIHIKPEDPVKLYWADKLGVMVMEDMPCFWGEPTPKARAAYEREAQAVLERDFNHPSIVSWVVFNETWGLFTGQGEEKRYLPETQAWVRARYRWTKHFDPTRLVEDNSPCNNDHVESDINSWHFYRNGYEVVRDHIREVVGQTYAGSAFNYIGGNRQNGAPLMNSECGAVWGVDHSAGDSDLSYQYHYMINEYRLHEAMCGFIFTELHDVTNEFNGYYRIDNTDKDFGYDDFVPGMSLRDLHSPDFVAVDIAPCTRVSCGESVRVPLFGSSFSPAHHGQTMRLAWTLSFEDPVLGRVTLEEGEKELPWPGYGVQDLGAVTFSMPDCDALCVAAFTLLAPDGEVVMRNYTTFDVRSASGQKHPWPGRAVEVPLESATARGFARSYLALENEKLSAGGFGAFIFKVDTAAFAGCTQMEVLFEASARQVLKKDLGTNYTQADDLQYFVQDLGDVRQTNPNSYYMTDEERFPSRVRVYVEGQCIGRCYLPDAPADARGVLTYQSQRNVRRLEDAGSYGYLCRLKVPSRLLPAILEKGEMSVEIRVPSSVHGGLALYGRLAGRYPMGLTVRGW